In Anoplopoma fimbria isolate UVic2021 breed Golden Eagle Sablefish chromosome 22, Afim_UVic_2022, whole genome shotgun sequence, a genomic segment contains:
- the LOC129111954 gene encoding cysteine/serine-rich nuclear protein 3-like: MMSGILKRKLEEGPSPYLSLQGSDDEVSCSDSGNSSDSLNHPVPSGLLDSTLQQQSKRLRGRNVHFESVTVYYFNRRQGFTSVPTQGGSTLGMSPRHSGVKRFTLREFAMEQKRSHRNMLRDHLKEEKLNAIKLKLTKNGTVPSVEADTLTLDDISEDDLDVDNTEVDDYFFLQPLTTRRRRALLRASGVRRLEVEEKHELRALRMSREECGCRCRGICDPVTCACSLAGIKCQVNGTVVDRMSFPCGCTKDGCSNDTGRLEFNPVRVRTHFLHTIMKLELEKSREEQQQQQQHQQPEQQLVTNGNGYHGDSSLVQQQQQQQPNLQFPLMSSTPHIPIMHLQSAGDTDSHLEEEEEEEEEEEDEDEEDDEAYEEDEDGSSVCSGLSDCSTHSLDTIDPEEEEEEEEDEEDEEDDDDEEEDEDEEEDWDCSLHGTSPPPYSVPLPSVLSYSNMSLSNPFHNTPSMQHYQIDSAVNDTPAFLSENVTVAPTLPTLPTVETALKSEINPKLHCQTEQQSAPCHFPNHDDSQTPQTCSRVDPDERNAAPAGASGDEQPLSIDLQNNLDCHDSQTEAPAGSGKQTEAEITEPIEEQPGPQKEGDADQTTETSCSKST, from the exons ATGATGAGTGGGATCCTGAAAAGGAAGCTTGAGGAGGGCCCGTCCCCTTACCTGTCCCTGCAGGGCTCTGATGATGAGGTTTCCTGCAGTGACAGCGGCAACAGCAGTGATAGTCTCAACCACCCCGTCCCCTCTGGGCTGCTGGACT CTACTCTCCAGCAGCAGTCGAAGCGACTGCGGGGCCGCAATGTGCACTTCGAGAGCGTGACAGTCTACTACTTCAACCGCCGGCAGGGCTTCACCAGTGTGCCCACTCAGGGTGGCAGCACCTTGGGGATGTCGCCACGTCACAGCGGGGTGAAGCGCTTCACCCTCAGGGAGTTTGCCATGGAGCAGAAACGGAGCCACCGGAATATGTTGAGGGATCATCTCAAAGAGGAGAAACTCAATGCCATCAAACTCAAA CTGACTAAGAATGGCACCGTGCCCTCCGTGGAGGCGGATACCCTGACGCTGGACGACATATCGGAAGACGACCTGGATGTGGACAACACAGAGGTGGATGATTACTTCTTTCTCCAGCCTCTGACTACCAGGAGGCGCCGGGCCCTTCTACGCGCCTCGGGGGTCCGACGCCTCGAAGTGGAGGAGAAGCACGAGCTGCGCGCCCTCCGCATGTCCCGAGAGGAGTGTGGGTGCCGCTGTCGGGGGATATGCGACCCGGTGACCTGTGCTTGCAGCCTGGCCGGCATTAAGTGCCAGGTAAATGGAACTGTG GTGGACCGCATGTCCTTCCCGTGCGGCTGCACCAAAGACGGCTGCAGCAACGACACGGGGCGCCTGGAGTTCAACCCGGTCCGGGTGCGCACCCACTTCCTGCACACCATCATGaagctggagctggagaagagccgtgaggagcagcagcagcagcagcagcatcagcagccgGAGCAGCAGCTCGTAACCAATGGCAACGGTTACCATGGCGACTCCTCCTtggtccagcagcagcagcagcagcagccgaaCCTGCAGTTTCCATTGATGAGCAGCACGCCGCACATTCCCATCATGCACCTCCAGAGCGCCGGCGACACAGATTCACATctagaagaagaggaggaggaggaggaagaggaggaggatgaagatgaggaggatgatgaggctTACGAGGAAGATGAGGACGGCAGCAGCGTCTGCAGTGGGCTGTCGGACTGCAGCACACACAGCTTGGACACCATCGACcccgaggaggaagaggaagaagaggaagacgaggaggatgaggaggacgatgatgatgaggaggaagatgaagacgaggaggaagactGGGATTGCTCGTTGCACGGAACGAGTCCTCCGCCCTACTCTGTTCCACTTCCCTCTGTGCTTAGTTACTCTAACATGAGCCTCAGTAACCCCTTCCACAACACTCCCTCCAtgcagcattatcagatagacagcGCCGTAAATGACACTCCTGCCTTTCTCAGTGAAAACGTCACTGTTGCCCCCACACTCCCCACACTCCCCACAGTAGAGACCGCATTAAAGTCTGAAATAAACCCCAAACTCCACTgccaaacagagcagcagagcgcTCCCTGCCATTTCCCCAACCACGACGATTCCCAGACGCCCCAAACTTGCTCACGCGTAGACCCCGATGAGCGTAACGCTGCCCCTGCTGGTGCGTCCGGCGACGAACAGCCGCTCTCCATAGACCTCCAGAACAATCTAGACTGCCATGACTCACAGACTGAGGCCCCGGCCGGGTCCGGGAAGCAGACAGAGGCGGAAATAACTGAGCCGATAGAGGAGCAACCAGGACCACAAAAGGAAGGAGACGCCGATCAAACCACAGAAACGTCATGCTCAAAGAGCACCTGA